The window CAACCATATTTAATACTCTGTAGTTTTGTTGTTTAGTTATACATAATAAATGCCCGGTCGAGAAATGACGCACATAGGAGTCTCGGTCACATGTGCGAAATGTACAGTTGAACATGACTTAAAATTTTGAAGGGGCCCGGAATTTTGAATtcgtatataattatatgttaatTTATATTTATGTTCATAAATCAAATTTTGAAAATTCATTTATCAAAAAATTTAATCGTACATTAACTTCTTTTCTATTGATAAatttttagtactatatatatttttatatgtattataAATTTAACGTTTATAGAGGTCCAACTTTTgttatgaattttatttttttttattttttttattttttttttttggaaggcaagcttgcatcagtccggaccgaagcctagtcatcatttgcacacacacacgcgctttcgggcaggaaacccgaaccacactctgaggatccgaccctttaaccatcccgaggggcaggcgggccggatcttagtcccggagcgggtcggtaaaaccttccctttgggccaccttcaaggaatatatttcaattcctagagcgggtgacgaggttcgaacccgagacctctagccctgcgagtacacaagtgtaaccgcggtaccattgaagcaatgcttcgttggtgtTATGAATAGAACCCATTAAAATAATGAGACGGCTCCAatgatataaaaattaaaaaatgaGTTGCTATAGTTATTTAACATTTGTAAGTAGATGTTTATGTTTATTTAACCTTTTCTATATGCACTTTTGGTGGCGATACGTGATTTTAGTGTAAAATGGAACAGTTGGTGCGTTAATTATAGAATCCAACAATTATTTTGTGACAAAACAATATCGACATGTGCAGTGGTACGGGCGGGTCAACCAACACACATTCACCGGGTTCGAATCCGACTTCTACATTTGGCAACAACCCATCAAATACTGGAACTTTAGGTGGCGGAATGGGAGGGTTGGGTCCGTCTGCATCCAGCATGGACACAGATGTCAGCCAAGGCGGGTTAACGCTACGCCAGCAAACCAACATTGTTGGTATATTTGTGATCGCGTCTGCAGGAGTTATGATGCTGATGATGTAAAATGATGATTGTACGTTGCTTGTGTTGCTCCCTGTAGAAGGTACATGTTGGTTTTGCATGTTATTTAGTAGTATGGTGGTGTTGCCTCCCTAGTTTATGTAGAGAGTATGATTGTATGAAACATCCAGtttagtttttttattttttattttacttcTTTTTGTTAAGTTCTAGTATTAGTTATGTTTTGAAATATTTGTTTCAAGTTTTGTATGAGGAGGAAGGTTAATTTTAATTTTATGTCATTAGTACTAATTACTAATGGTTGTTAGTCAAAGATTACCATCAAGCAGTTAATACTCTACTGTTAAAATATATGCAATATAAACTAAAAAACAAGTTTTTTGAATAGAATTAAAATATACTAGTGATAAAAGTCACATATTAAACATTTAAACAAGGAACAAATGTCATAAAAACTTCCACGAACTCAAATTATCTAATTTGTGAGCATTAGCTTAATCATACCTCTAATTCTGCCTTAAAAAGAAATTCAtacatatgtaaaccattccatgcGTTTAGATGTTTCGCTTGATCGATATTAACTAGAGTTTTAATGTTCTAACAGTTGTTTACGTATTTTCTGATTCATTAAACATATTCTCATGTCTTTGACATCGATCGAGCTGTTGACCAACTATAAACGTCGGACTGAGGGAGGGCGGTGTCAGAAAGAGAGTTTTGGTGGGGCCCGTAGATATCCTGGATGCCAATAATACAGTGGCGTTGTTGATCGTGCATCGTTGTGGCTGCAACTGCTTCATCCTTATCAATCGGTAACCTATCGAAAGTTGCATTCATAAATGTAGCAGCCATGATCACAACCGGCCCTGATGCCATGAGTGGGCCTGCAACAGCACCACCCACTACCTGGCCCTGCGGACCCACTAAGTATATAGCTAGGCCAGCAACACCTGCTGGGGCCGGTGGTGGTAAAACAGACCCCACCAATGATAAAATTTCGAACCGCCCATGAAGGGTGACTATAGGCCCAGAGCCTGGGCTACCCTGTGCTGGTGACGGTTGACGCAACATTACGTTGTTCACGAACCCGGCCGCACTTAGGACCCAGATTCCCTGTTGCTTCCTCCTAGCATAAGTGGTTAAGCTCTCAACAATGTCACAACCTGTGCTAATTTCCATAGCGTGGGCCCGAAGCGTGTTGGCACTGTCTCGGGTAATGATGATgggcggttttggtttgtttttggATCCAGCGGGCCTCCCTCGTGGCCTCCTAACATGTTCGCCCGTTTTTGTAGTTAGAGCACTAAGATCAGCACCATTAGCCATATTTGTATATCAGGTTAACCAATTTTGAGTTTATGTAGGAGATtgttatcgatttatttatgccgAAAAATCAAAAGAATGACTTAAGATTAGGGGATTGTTAAGTAACACCAACTCTTTTTCAACATTttcattttaattttagtttatgtTTTTCAAATTCCTAATTTTCAACTACAATTGATTCATAATCCCATCTAGAAAGGCCATCCTGGTAATGGGAAGGGTAAAACAGTACTTTTACATAACTCATGAATTACTCACAGAAGAAAAGGGTAAAACAGTAATTTTACTAGCAGAAAAACACCAATGGAAAACTAGTTTACACAGACTAAATGTTTACTAATGAATGGTGTTCAAGAATTAAAGATGTTATGTTCTGACTGGAAACTCAAACTTTTTAATCATTTTAGAAATCTTTTCCAATAGTTTTGTTGCGTCTGACTCATCAGCGGATCGAGAGGTCCACTCTTGGTAACGATGCAGACTACCAGTAAAGTCGGTAAAAAGGCCGTCAACCCCGATTGTGTTTATCCAGTAATCGTATTCTATATACGCGTCTTCACTGAAGTTGAAATGCAAATACTTGTTTTCATTGCGAAATGTGTATGGGTGCACCTACAAATGAAACAGATTATATAAGGCTTTTAAAGTCAAACATAGAACGTTCAAAGTTTTAATTCAATACAAAGTTAATGAAACTTCAAGAAATACATGACAAGTAAAATGAAATTTCTAAAATACGAGTATTAGGTTGCGTTTGATAAAAGTGAATGATTTAGTGTTCAATGGTTCATAATCGGAATGATTCAAAGTCTCTAAATAAACTTGGTTCTGAATAAAAATAAGCTCTTTGATAATCATATTGAATTAACGATATGAATTAGGTAAAATTACATTATTAACGTGTTACATGTATAAAAAATTCAATATACATGTTTGTTAAGTGTTCTGGATATGATTTGAGGAGGATATTACAGAAAATTTAagtgcttaatggttaagagattGTTTCATCTCTGAATGATTCAACACTGAATGTTAAACCAGAGATCAGAAATAAATGCGTTGAAtgttgaatggttcaacattcaatGCTAAACCATTcagttaagaggtaaacaaacacacccttatatatgtaaaaaaaagaaaaatggagCTAAGAATCAATAAAAAAAATCCACATCAATTTGGATTTCAAAACTATGGCTTGAAAAACGGTAAACGGATAAGGTTTTCTAGTTCAGCTACCCGGAAAGAGCGAGTATTTCTACTCAGATGTACATGGTCTAATCGGGTTATCCCGTGACTGTTTCCAACCCCTTTCCTGGTCACTTCAGTAAAATACTGCTTAACAAGAAACGAATGGGCCTATAGGGTCGAAAGCtatttaaaattatttttataattaaaaaacTACATTTTGACACCTAAACCAAAACGTACCTGCAGATTGTGGGCATGTGCTCTGGCAACAAGATCAGTAGGCGTTTGAAGGTAGTTGTCTGTTACAGGAACAATGGTGTCTTTCCATGGACCGATTCCTACAACGTAATCTTTGATATA of the Rutidosis leptorrhynchoides isolate AG116_Rl617_1_P2 chromosome 5, CSIRO_AGI_Rlap_v1, whole genome shotgun sequence genome contains:
- the LOC139847404 gene encoding AT-hook motif nuclear-localized protein 16-like encodes the protein MANGADLSALTTKTGEHVRRPRGRPAGSKNKPKPPIIITRDSANTLRAHAMEISTGCDIVESLTTYARRKQQGIWVLSAAGFVNNVMLRQPSPAQGSPGSGPIVTLHGRFEILSLVGSVLPPPAPAGVAGLAIYLVGPQGQVVGGAVAGPLMASGPVVIMAATFMNATFDRLPIDKDEAVAATTMHDQQRHCIIGIQDIYGPHQNSLSDTALPQSDVYSWSTARSMSKT